The following proteins come from a genomic window of Gallus gallus isolate bGalGal1 chromosome 22, bGalGal1.mat.broiler.GRCg7b, whole genome shotgun sequence:
- the FGFR1 gene encoding fibroblast growth factor receptor 1 isoform X2, translating into MFTWRCLILWAVLVTATLSAARPAPTLPDQALPKANIEVESHSAHPGDLLQLRCRLRDDVQSINWVRDGVQLPENNRTRITGEEVEVRDAVPEDSGLYACMTNSPSGSETTYFSVNVSDALPSAEDDDDEDDSSSEEKEADNTKPNQAVAPYWTYPEKMEKKLHAVPAAKTVKFKCPSGGTPNPTLRWLKNGKEFKPDHRIGGYKVRYATWSIIMDSVVPSDKGNYTCIVENKYGSINHTYQLDVVERSPHRPILQAGLPANKTVALGSNVEFVCKVYSDPQPHIQWLKHIEVNGSKIGPDNLPYVQILKHSGINSSDAEVLTLYNVTEAESGEYVCKVSNYIGEANQSAWLTVTRPLAKATEQSPAMMTSPLYLEIIIYCTGAFLISCMVVTVIIYKMKSTTKKTDFNSQLAVHKLAKSIPLRRQVSADSSSSMNSGVMLVRPSRLSSSGTPMLAGVSEYELPEDPRWELPRDRLILGKPLGEGCFGQVVLAEAIGLDKDKPNRVTKVAVKMLKSDATEKDLSDLISEMEMMKMIGKHKNIINLLGACTQDGPLYVIVEYASKGNLREYLQARRPPGMEYCYNPTRIPEEQLSFKDLVSCAYQVARGMEYLASKKCIHRDLAARNVLVTEDNVMKIADFGLARDIHHIDYYKKTTNGRLPVKWMAPEALFDRIYTHQSDVWSFGVLLWEIFTLGGSPYPGVPVEELFKLLKEGHRMDKPSNCTNELYMMMRDCWHAVPSQRPTFKQLVEDLDRIVAMTSNQEYLDLSVPLDQYSPGFPATRSSTCSSGEDSVFSHDPLPDEPCLPRCPPHSHGALKRH; encoded by the exons ctctgcccaAAGCGAACATCGAGGTGGAGTCCCACTCGGCGCACCCCGGCGATCTCCTCCAGCTGCGCTGCCGGCTGCGCGATGACGTGCAGAGCATCAACTGGGTGCGTGATGGAGTGCAGCTGCCCGAGAACAACCGCACGCGCATCACCGGCGAGGAGGTAGAGGTGCGGGACGCGGTGCCCGAGGACTCGGGGCTCTATGCCTGCATGACCAACAGCCCCTCGGGGAGCGAGACCACCTACTTCTCCGTCAACGTCTCAG ACGCACTCCCTTCTGCAgaggatgatgatgatgaagatgattcCTCCTCGGAGGAGAAGGAGGCGGATAACACCAAGCCGAACC AGGCTGTAGCTCCTTACTGGACCTATCCCGAGAAGATGGAGAAGAAGCTGCATGCCGTCCCCGCTGCCAAAACAGTGAAATTCAAGTGCCCCTCAGGTGGGACGCCCAACCCCACGCTGCGCTGGCTGAAGAACGGCAAGGAGTTCAAGCCTGACCACCGCATCGGGGGGTACAAG GTCCGCTATGCCACCTGGAGCATCATCATGGACTCGGTGGTGCCATCAGATAAGGGCAACTACACGTGCATCGTGGAGAACAAATACGGGAGCATCAACCACACCTACCAGCTGGATGTCGTGG AGCGCTCCCCGCATCGGCCCATCCTGCAGGCAGGGCTCCCCGCCAACAAAACGGTGGCCCTGGGCAGCAACGTGGAGTTTGTCTGCAAGGTCTACAGCGACCCGCAGCCCCACATCCAGTGGCTGAAACACATCGAGGTGAACGGCAGCAAGATCGGCCCCGACAACTTGCCCTACGTGCAGATCCTGAAG CACTCGGGAATTAATAGCTCTGATGCGGAGGTGCTGACCCTGTATAATGTGACAGAGGCGGAGAGCGGGGAGTATGTTTGTAAGGTTTCCAATTATATTGGCGAGGCCAACCAGTCTGCGTGGCTCACTGTCACCAGACCTCTGGCAAAAG CTACTGAGCAGTCACCAGCCATGATGACGTCCCCCCTCTACCTGGAGATCATCATTTACTGCACCGGCGCCTTCCTCATCTCCTGCATGGTGGTGACAGTCATCATCTACAAGATGAAGAGCACCACCAAGAAGACAGACTTCAACAGCCAGCTGGCCGTGCACAAGCTGGCCAAGAGCATCCCACTGCGCAGACAG gtgtCAGCAGATTCCAGCTCCTCCATGAACTCGGGTGTGATGTTGGTGCGGCCCTCACGGCTCTCCTCCAGCGGAACCCCCATGCTGGCCGGCGTCTCCGAGTATGAGCTGCCCGAGGACCCGCGCTGGGAGCTGCCACGGGACAG GCTGATCCTGGGCAAGCCGCTGGGAGAAGGCTGCTTTGGGCAGGTGGTGCTGGCGGAGGCCATCGGCCTGGACAAGGACAAGCCAAACCGCGTCACCAAAGTGGCTGTAAAGATGCTCAAGT CCGATGCCACAGAGAAGGACCTGTCCGACCTCATCTCCGAGAtggagatgatgaagatgatCGGCAAGCACAAGAACATCATCAACCTGCTGGGTGCCTGCACGCAGGACG GGCCCCTCTATGTCATCGTGGAGTACGCCAGCAAAGGCAACCTGCGTGAGTACCTGCAGGCACGGCGCCCACCGGGCATGGAGTACTGCTACAACCCCACACGCATCCCCGAGGAGCAGCTCTCCTTCAAGGACCTGGTGTCCTGCGCGTACCAGGTGGCACGCGGCATGGAGTACCTGGCCTCCAAAAAG TGCATCCACAGGGACCTGGCGGCCAGGAACGTGCTGGTGACCGAGGACAACGTGATGAAGATCGCTGACTTCGGGCTGGCCCGCGACATCCACCACATCGATTACTACAAGAAGACGACAAAC GGCCGCTTGCCGGTGAAGTGGATGGCCCCGGAGGCTCTGTTCGACCGAATATACACCCATCAGAGTGATGT TTGGTCCTTCggtgtgctgctgtgggagatCTTCACGCTGGGCGGTTCGCCCTACCCCGGCGTGCCCGTGGAGGAGCTCTTCAAGCTGCTGAAGGAAGGCCACAGGATGGACAAGCCCAGCAACTGCACCAACGAGCT GTACATGATGATGCGCGACTGCTGGCACGCCGTGCCCTCCCAGCGCCCCACCTTCAAGCAGCTGGTGGAGGACCTGGACAGGATCGTGGCCATGACCTCCAATCAG GAGTACCTGGACCTGTCGGTGCCGTTGGATCAGTACTCGCCCGGCTTCCCGGCCACGCGCAGCTCCACCTGCTCCTCGGGGGAGGACTCGGTGTTCTCCCACGACCCGCTGCCCGACGAGCCCTGCCTGCCGCGCTGCCCCCCGCACAGCCACGGAGCGCTGAAGCGGCACTGA
- the FGFR1 gene encoding fibroblast growth factor receptor 1 isoform X3 — protein sequence MFTWRCLILWAVLVTATLSAARPAPTLPDQALPKANIEVESHSAHPGDLLQLRCRLRDDVQSINWVRDGVQLPENNRTRITGEEVEVRDAVPEDSGLYACMTNSPSGSETTYFSVNVSDALPSAEDDDDEDDSSSEEKEADNTKPNQAVAPYWTYPEKMEKKLHAVPAAKTVKFKCPSGGTPNPTLRWLKNGKEFKPDHRIGGYKVRYATWSIIMDSVVPSDKGNYTCIVENKYGSINHTYQLDVVERSPHRPILQAGLPANKTVALGSNVEFVCKVYSDPQPHIQWLKHIEVNGSKIGPDNLPYVQILKTAGVNTTDKEMEVLHLRNVSFEDAGEYTCLAGNSIGISHHSAWLTVLEATEQSPAMMTSPLYLEIIIYCTGAFLISCMVVTVIIYKMKSTTKKTDFNSQLAVHKLAKSIPLRRQVTVSADSSSSMNSGVMLVRPSRLSSSGTPMLAGVSEYELPEDPRWELPRDRLILGKPLGEGCFGQVVLAEAIGLDKDKPNRVTKVAVKMLKSDATEKDLSDLISEMEMMKMIGKHKNIINLLGACTQDGPLYVIVEYASKGNLREYLQARRPPGMEYCYNPTRIPEEQLSFKDLVSCAYQVARGMEYLASKKCIHRDLAARNVLVTEDNVMKIADFGLARDIHHIDYYKKTTNGRLPVKWMAPEALFDRIYTHQSDVWSFGVLLWEIFTLGGSPYPGVPVEELFKLLKEGHRMDKPSNCTNELYMMMRDCWHAVPSQRPTFKQLVEDLDRIVAMTSNQEYLDLSVPLDQYSPGFPATRSSTCSSGEDSVFSHDPLPDEPCLPRCPPHSHGALKRH from the exons ctctgcccaAAGCGAACATCGAGGTGGAGTCCCACTCGGCGCACCCCGGCGATCTCCTCCAGCTGCGCTGCCGGCTGCGCGATGACGTGCAGAGCATCAACTGGGTGCGTGATGGAGTGCAGCTGCCCGAGAACAACCGCACGCGCATCACCGGCGAGGAGGTAGAGGTGCGGGACGCGGTGCCCGAGGACTCGGGGCTCTATGCCTGCATGACCAACAGCCCCTCGGGGAGCGAGACCACCTACTTCTCCGTCAACGTCTCAG ACGCACTCCCTTCTGCAgaggatgatgatgatgaagatgattcCTCCTCGGAGGAGAAGGAGGCGGATAACACCAAGCCGAACC AGGCTGTAGCTCCTTACTGGACCTATCCCGAGAAGATGGAGAAGAAGCTGCATGCCGTCCCCGCTGCCAAAACAGTGAAATTCAAGTGCCCCTCAGGTGGGACGCCCAACCCCACGCTGCGCTGGCTGAAGAACGGCAAGGAGTTCAAGCCTGACCACCGCATCGGGGGGTACAAG GTCCGCTATGCCACCTGGAGCATCATCATGGACTCGGTGGTGCCATCAGATAAGGGCAACTACACGTGCATCGTGGAGAACAAATACGGGAGCATCAACCACACCTACCAGCTGGATGTCGTGG AGCGCTCCCCGCATCGGCCCATCCTGCAGGCAGGGCTCCCCGCCAACAAAACGGTGGCCCTGGGCAGCAACGTGGAGTTTGTCTGCAAGGTCTACAGCGACCCGCAGCCCCACATCCAGTGGCTGAAACACATCGAGGTGAACGGCAGCAAGATCGGCCCCGACAACTTGCCCTACGTGCAGATCCTGAAG ACGGCTGGCGTTAACACGACAGACAAAGAGATGGAAGTCCTTCACTTAAGGAATGTCTCATTTGAGGATGCTGGGGAGTATACATGTTTGGCGGGTAATTCTATTGGGATCTCCCATCACTCTGCATGGTTGACAGTTCTCGAAG CTACTGAGCAGTCACCAGCCATGATGACGTCCCCCCTCTACCTGGAGATCATCATTTACTGCACCGGCGCCTTCCTCATCTCCTGCATGGTGGTGACAGTCATCATCTACAAGATGAAGAGCACCACCAAGAAGACAGACTTCAACAGCCAGCTGGCCGTGCACAAGCTGGCCAAGAGCATCCCACTGCGCAGACAGGTAACA gtgtCAGCAGATTCCAGCTCCTCCATGAACTCGGGTGTGATGTTGGTGCGGCCCTCACGGCTCTCCTCCAGCGGAACCCCCATGCTGGCCGGCGTCTCCGAGTATGAGCTGCCCGAGGACCCGCGCTGGGAGCTGCCACGGGACAG GCTGATCCTGGGCAAGCCGCTGGGAGAAGGCTGCTTTGGGCAGGTGGTGCTGGCGGAGGCCATCGGCCTGGACAAGGACAAGCCAAACCGCGTCACCAAAGTGGCTGTAAAGATGCTCAAGT CCGATGCCACAGAGAAGGACCTGTCCGACCTCATCTCCGAGAtggagatgatgaagatgatCGGCAAGCACAAGAACATCATCAACCTGCTGGGTGCCTGCACGCAGGACG GGCCCCTCTATGTCATCGTGGAGTACGCCAGCAAAGGCAACCTGCGTGAGTACCTGCAGGCACGGCGCCCACCGGGCATGGAGTACTGCTACAACCCCACACGCATCCCCGAGGAGCAGCTCTCCTTCAAGGACCTGGTGTCCTGCGCGTACCAGGTGGCACGCGGCATGGAGTACCTGGCCTCCAAAAAG TGCATCCACAGGGACCTGGCGGCCAGGAACGTGCTGGTGACCGAGGACAACGTGATGAAGATCGCTGACTTCGGGCTGGCCCGCGACATCCACCACATCGATTACTACAAGAAGACGACAAAC GGCCGCTTGCCGGTGAAGTGGATGGCCCCGGAGGCTCTGTTCGACCGAATATACACCCATCAGAGTGATGT TTGGTCCTTCggtgtgctgctgtgggagatCTTCACGCTGGGCGGTTCGCCCTACCCCGGCGTGCCCGTGGAGGAGCTCTTCAAGCTGCTGAAGGAAGGCCACAGGATGGACAAGCCCAGCAACTGCACCAACGAGCT GTACATGATGATGCGCGACTGCTGGCACGCCGTGCCCTCCCAGCGCCCCACCTTCAAGCAGCTGGTGGAGGACCTGGACAGGATCGTGGCCATGACCTCCAATCAG GAGTACCTGGACCTGTCGGTGCCGTTGGATCAGTACTCGCCCGGCTTCCCGGCCACGCGCAGCTCCACCTGCTCCTCGGGGGAGGACTCGGTGTTCTCCCACGACCCGCTGCCCGACGAGCCCTGCCTGCCGCGCTGCCCCCCGCACAGCCACGGAGCGCTGAAGCGGCACTGA
- the FGFR1 gene encoding fibroblast growth factor receptor 1 isoform X1 — MFTWRCLILWAVLVTATLSAARPAPTLPDQALPKANIEVESHSAHPGDLLQLRCRLRDDVQSINWVRDGVQLPENNRTRITGEEVEVRDAVPEDSGLYACMTNSPSGSETTYFSVNVSDALPSAEDDDDEDDSSSEEKEADNTKPNQAVAPYWTYPEKMEKKLHAVPAAKTVKFKCPSGGTPNPTLRWLKNGKEFKPDHRIGGYKVRYATWSIIMDSVVPSDKGNYTCIVENKYGSINHTYQLDVVERSPHRPILQAGLPANKTVALGSNVEFVCKVYSDPQPHIQWLKHIEVNGSKIGPDNLPYVQILKHSGINSSDAEVLTLYNVTEAESGEYVCKVSNYIGEANQSAWLTVTRPLAKATEQSPAMMTSPLYLEIIIYCTGAFLISCMVVTVIIYKMKSTTKKTDFNSQLAVHKLAKSIPLRRQVTVSADSSSSMNSGVMLVRPSRLSSSGTPMLAGVSEYELPEDPRWELPRDRLILGKPLGEGCFGQVVLAEAIGLDKDKPNRVTKVAVKMLKSDATEKDLSDLISEMEMMKMIGKHKNIINLLGACTQDGPLYVIVEYASKGNLREYLQARRPPGMEYCYNPTRIPEEQLSFKDLVSCAYQVARGMEYLASKKCIHRDLAARNVLVTEDNVMKIADFGLARDIHHIDYYKKTTNGRLPVKWMAPEALFDRIYTHQSDVWSFGVLLWEIFTLGGSPYPGVPVEELFKLLKEGHRMDKPSNCTNELYMMMRDCWHAVPSQRPTFKQLVEDLDRIVAMTSNQEYLDLSVPLDQYSPGFPATRSSTCSSGEDSVFSHDPLPDEPCLPRCPPHSHGALKRH; from the exons ctctgcccaAAGCGAACATCGAGGTGGAGTCCCACTCGGCGCACCCCGGCGATCTCCTCCAGCTGCGCTGCCGGCTGCGCGATGACGTGCAGAGCATCAACTGGGTGCGTGATGGAGTGCAGCTGCCCGAGAACAACCGCACGCGCATCACCGGCGAGGAGGTAGAGGTGCGGGACGCGGTGCCCGAGGACTCGGGGCTCTATGCCTGCATGACCAACAGCCCCTCGGGGAGCGAGACCACCTACTTCTCCGTCAACGTCTCAG ACGCACTCCCTTCTGCAgaggatgatgatgatgaagatgattcCTCCTCGGAGGAGAAGGAGGCGGATAACACCAAGCCGAACC AGGCTGTAGCTCCTTACTGGACCTATCCCGAGAAGATGGAGAAGAAGCTGCATGCCGTCCCCGCTGCCAAAACAGTGAAATTCAAGTGCCCCTCAGGTGGGACGCCCAACCCCACGCTGCGCTGGCTGAAGAACGGCAAGGAGTTCAAGCCTGACCACCGCATCGGGGGGTACAAG GTCCGCTATGCCACCTGGAGCATCATCATGGACTCGGTGGTGCCATCAGATAAGGGCAACTACACGTGCATCGTGGAGAACAAATACGGGAGCATCAACCACACCTACCAGCTGGATGTCGTGG AGCGCTCCCCGCATCGGCCCATCCTGCAGGCAGGGCTCCCCGCCAACAAAACGGTGGCCCTGGGCAGCAACGTGGAGTTTGTCTGCAAGGTCTACAGCGACCCGCAGCCCCACATCCAGTGGCTGAAACACATCGAGGTGAACGGCAGCAAGATCGGCCCCGACAACTTGCCCTACGTGCAGATCCTGAAG CACTCGGGAATTAATAGCTCTGATGCGGAGGTGCTGACCCTGTATAATGTGACAGAGGCGGAGAGCGGGGAGTATGTTTGTAAGGTTTCCAATTATATTGGCGAGGCCAACCAGTCTGCGTGGCTCACTGTCACCAGACCTCTGGCAAAAG CTACTGAGCAGTCACCAGCCATGATGACGTCCCCCCTCTACCTGGAGATCATCATTTACTGCACCGGCGCCTTCCTCATCTCCTGCATGGTGGTGACAGTCATCATCTACAAGATGAAGAGCACCACCAAGAAGACAGACTTCAACAGCCAGCTGGCCGTGCACAAGCTGGCCAAGAGCATCCCACTGCGCAGACAGGTAACA gtgtCAGCAGATTCCAGCTCCTCCATGAACTCGGGTGTGATGTTGGTGCGGCCCTCACGGCTCTCCTCCAGCGGAACCCCCATGCTGGCCGGCGTCTCCGAGTATGAGCTGCCCGAGGACCCGCGCTGGGAGCTGCCACGGGACAG GCTGATCCTGGGCAAGCCGCTGGGAGAAGGCTGCTTTGGGCAGGTGGTGCTGGCGGAGGCCATCGGCCTGGACAAGGACAAGCCAAACCGCGTCACCAAAGTGGCTGTAAAGATGCTCAAGT CCGATGCCACAGAGAAGGACCTGTCCGACCTCATCTCCGAGAtggagatgatgaagatgatCGGCAAGCACAAGAACATCATCAACCTGCTGGGTGCCTGCACGCAGGACG GGCCCCTCTATGTCATCGTGGAGTACGCCAGCAAAGGCAACCTGCGTGAGTACCTGCAGGCACGGCGCCCACCGGGCATGGAGTACTGCTACAACCCCACACGCATCCCCGAGGAGCAGCTCTCCTTCAAGGACCTGGTGTCCTGCGCGTACCAGGTGGCACGCGGCATGGAGTACCTGGCCTCCAAAAAG TGCATCCACAGGGACCTGGCGGCCAGGAACGTGCTGGTGACCGAGGACAACGTGATGAAGATCGCTGACTTCGGGCTGGCCCGCGACATCCACCACATCGATTACTACAAGAAGACGACAAAC GGCCGCTTGCCGGTGAAGTGGATGGCCCCGGAGGCTCTGTTCGACCGAATATACACCCATCAGAGTGATGT TTGGTCCTTCggtgtgctgctgtgggagatCTTCACGCTGGGCGGTTCGCCCTACCCCGGCGTGCCCGTGGAGGAGCTCTTCAAGCTGCTGAAGGAAGGCCACAGGATGGACAAGCCCAGCAACTGCACCAACGAGCT GTACATGATGATGCGCGACTGCTGGCACGCCGTGCCCTCCCAGCGCCCCACCTTCAAGCAGCTGGTGGAGGACCTGGACAGGATCGTGGCCATGACCTCCAATCAG GAGTACCTGGACCTGTCGGTGCCGTTGGATCAGTACTCGCCCGGCTTCCCGGCCACGCGCAGCTCCACCTGCTCCTCGGGGGAGGACTCGGTGTTCTCCCACGACCCGCTGCCCGACGAGCCCTGCCTGCCGCGCTGCCCCCCGCACAGCCACGGAGCGCTGAAGCGGCACTGA
- the FGFR1 gene encoding fibroblast growth factor receptor 1 precursor, translated as MFTWRCLILWAVLVTATLSAARPAPTLPDQALPKANIEVESHSAHPGDLLQLRCRLRDDVQSINWVRDGVQLPENNRTRITGEEVEVRDAVPEDSGLYACMTNSPSGSETTYFSVNVSDALPSAEDDDDEDDSSSEEKEADNTKPNQAVAPYWTYPEKMEKKLHAVPAAKTVKFKCPSGGTPNPTLRWLKNGKEFKPDHRIGGYKVRYATWSIIMDSVVPSDKGNYTCIVENKYGSINHTYQLDVVERSPHRPILQAGLPANKTVALGSNVEFVCKVYSDPQPHIQWLKHIEVNGSKIGPDNLPYVQILKTAGVNTTDKEMEVLHLRNVSFEDAGEYTCLAGNSIGISHHSAWLTVLEATEQSPAMMTSPLYLEIIIYCTGAFLISCMVVTVIIYKMKSTTKKTDFNSQLAVHKLAKSIPLRRQVSADSSSSMNSGVMLVRPSRLSSSGTPMLAGVSEYELPEDPRWELPRDRLILGKPLGEGCFGQVVLAEAIGLDKDKPNRVTKVAVKMLKSDATEKDLSDLISEMEMMKMIGKHKNIINLLGACTQDGPLYVIVEYASKGNLREYLQARRPPGMEYCYNPTRIPEEQLSFKDLVSCAYQVARGMEYLASKKCIHRDLAARNVLVTEDNVMKIADFGLARDIHHIDYYKKTTNGRLPVKWMAPEALFDRIYTHQSDVWSFGVLLWEIFTLGGSPYPGVPVEELFKLLKEGHRMDKPSNCTNELYMMMRDCWHAVPSQRPTFKQLVEDLDRIVAMTSNQEYLDLSVPLDQYSPGFPATRSSTCSSGEDSVFSHDPLPDEPCLPRCPPHSHGALKRH; from the exons ctctgcccaAAGCGAACATCGAGGTGGAGTCCCACTCGGCGCACCCCGGCGATCTCCTCCAGCTGCGCTGCCGGCTGCGCGATGACGTGCAGAGCATCAACTGGGTGCGTGATGGAGTGCAGCTGCCCGAGAACAACCGCACGCGCATCACCGGCGAGGAGGTAGAGGTGCGGGACGCGGTGCCCGAGGACTCGGGGCTCTATGCCTGCATGACCAACAGCCCCTCGGGGAGCGAGACCACCTACTTCTCCGTCAACGTCTCAG ACGCACTCCCTTCTGCAgaggatgatgatgatgaagatgattcCTCCTCGGAGGAGAAGGAGGCGGATAACACCAAGCCGAACC AGGCTGTAGCTCCTTACTGGACCTATCCCGAGAAGATGGAGAAGAAGCTGCATGCCGTCCCCGCTGCCAAAACAGTGAAATTCAAGTGCCCCTCAGGTGGGACGCCCAACCCCACGCTGCGCTGGCTGAAGAACGGCAAGGAGTTCAAGCCTGACCACCGCATCGGGGGGTACAAG GTCCGCTATGCCACCTGGAGCATCATCATGGACTCGGTGGTGCCATCAGATAAGGGCAACTACACGTGCATCGTGGAGAACAAATACGGGAGCATCAACCACACCTACCAGCTGGATGTCGTGG AGCGCTCCCCGCATCGGCCCATCCTGCAGGCAGGGCTCCCCGCCAACAAAACGGTGGCCCTGGGCAGCAACGTGGAGTTTGTCTGCAAGGTCTACAGCGACCCGCAGCCCCACATCCAGTGGCTGAAACACATCGAGGTGAACGGCAGCAAGATCGGCCCCGACAACTTGCCCTACGTGCAGATCCTGAAG ACGGCTGGCGTTAACACGACAGACAAAGAGATGGAAGTCCTTCACTTAAGGAATGTCTCATTTGAGGATGCTGGGGAGTATACATGTTTGGCGGGTAATTCTATTGGGATCTCCCATCACTCTGCATGGTTGACAGTTCTCGAAG CTACTGAGCAGTCACCAGCCATGATGACGTCCCCCCTCTACCTGGAGATCATCATTTACTGCACCGGCGCCTTCCTCATCTCCTGCATGGTGGTGACAGTCATCATCTACAAGATGAAGAGCACCACCAAGAAGACAGACTTCAACAGCCAGCTGGCCGTGCACAAGCTGGCCAAGAGCATCCCACTGCGCAGACAG gtgtCAGCAGATTCCAGCTCCTCCATGAACTCGGGTGTGATGTTGGTGCGGCCCTCACGGCTCTCCTCCAGCGGAACCCCCATGCTGGCCGGCGTCTCCGAGTATGAGCTGCCCGAGGACCCGCGCTGGGAGCTGCCACGGGACAG GCTGATCCTGGGCAAGCCGCTGGGAGAAGGCTGCTTTGGGCAGGTGGTGCTGGCGGAGGCCATCGGCCTGGACAAGGACAAGCCAAACCGCGTCACCAAAGTGGCTGTAAAGATGCTCAAGT CCGATGCCACAGAGAAGGACCTGTCCGACCTCATCTCCGAGAtggagatgatgaagatgatCGGCAAGCACAAGAACATCATCAACCTGCTGGGTGCCTGCACGCAGGACG GGCCCCTCTATGTCATCGTGGAGTACGCCAGCAAAGGCAACCTGCGTGAGTACCTGCAGGCACGGCGCCCACCGGGCATGGAGTACTGCTACAACCCCACACGCATCCCCGAGGAGCAGCTCTCCTTCAAGGACCTGGTGTCCTGCGCGTACCAGGTGGCACGCGGCATGGAGTACCTGGCCTCCAAAAAG TGCATCCACAGGGACCTGGCGGCCAGGAACGTGCTGGTGACCGAGGACAACGTGATGAAGATCGCTGACTTCGGGCTGGCCCGCGACATCCACCACATCGATTACTACAAGAAGACGACAAAC GGCCGCTTGCCGGTGAAGTGGATGGCCCCGGAGGCTCTGTTCGACCGAATATACACCCATCAGAGTGATGT TTGGTCCTTCggtgtgctgctgtgggagatCTTCACGCTGGGCGGTTCGCCCTACCCCGGCGTGCCCGTGGAGGAGCTCTTCAAGCTGCTGAAGGAAGGCCACAGGATGGACAAGCCCAGCAACTGCACCAACGAGCT GTACATGATGATGCGCGACTGCTGGCACGCCGTGCCCTCCCAGCGCCCCACCTTCAAGCAGCTGGTGGAGGACCTGGACAGGATCGTGGCCATGACCTCCAATCAG GAGTACCTGGACCTGTCGGTGCCGTTGGATCAGTACTCGCCCGGCTTCCCGGCCACGCGCAGCTCCACCTGCTCCTCGGGGGAGGACTCGGTGTTCTCCCACGACCCGCTGCCCGACGAGCCCTGCCTGCCGCGCTGCCCCCCGCACAGCCACGGAGCGCTGAAGCGGCACTGA